The Gemmatimonadaceae bacterium genome includes a window with the following:
- a CDS encoding diguanylate cyclase, with product MDVQLWRWSTAVQVTSALLIALFFLVLAHSTRRAELRVWVVAWVANLLALGVTLAFWMPAAQTEALLVMMRLPYLVCKLAFVVLLVIGAVNFGRPAPSPERLFRIGVVILGVSIAMSLVADSLDIIGVLIHASIALVLGSTAVWMAMQHMPVGGWLVAGFALRGGLAGLECIAFASRLVNGTAVAGEGVTTFVAMSSAFDAGAEWLIALGCVLAVYQTMGRELTRINEDLVATKDELRVLSHRDPLTGVFNRRRLDDIMHDSQQTGATILFFDLDDFKDINDHHGHHVGDEALQLFARVLQSSFRPGDHVVRYAGDEFIVVGQGIEQLDVGARITLVRETLVQHRAEGPCIRFAVGEAYLPVGGDPDAALRAADAAMYQRKGEQKRMA from the coding sequence ATGGATGTCCAGCTCTGGCGCTGGAGCACCGCTGTCCAGGTCACCTCGGCGCTGCTGATCGCGCTGTTCTTCCTCGTGCTGGCGCACTCCACGCGCCGCGCCGAGCTGCGGGTGTGGGTGGTGGCGTGGGTCGCGAACCTGCTGGCGCTGGGCGTGACGCTCGCGTTCTGGATGCCTGCGGCGCAGACGGAGGCGCTGCTGGTGATGATGCGGCTGCCGTACCTCGTCTGCAAGCTTGCGTTCGTCGTGCTGCTGGTGATCGGCGCGGTGAACTTCGGCCGCCCGGCGCCATCACCGGAGCGCCTGTTCCGGATCGGTGTGGTGATCCTCGGTGTGAGCATCGCGATGTCGCTGGTCGCCGACTCGCTGGACATCATCGGCGTGCTGATCCACGCATCCATCGCGCTGGTGCTGGGCTCGACCGCCGTGTGGATGGCGATGCAGCATATGCCGGTGGGCGGATGGCTGGTGGCCGGGTTCGCGTTGCGCGGCGGGCTGGCCGGCTTGGAGTGCATTGCCTTCGCCTCGCGCCTGGTGAATGGCACCGCGGTGGCCGGCGAGGGCGTGACGACGTTCGTCGCGATGTCCTCGGCGTTCGATGCCGGCGCCGAGTGGCTGATCGCCCTCGGCTGCGTCCTGGCGGTGTACCAGACCATGGGGCGCGAGCTGACGCGGATCAACGAGGACCTTGTCGCCACCAAGGACGAGCTGCGTGTCCTCTCGCACCGCGATCCCCTCACCGGCGTGTTCAACCGCCGGCGGCTGGACGACATCATGCACGACTCGCAGCAGACCGGTGCGACGATCCTGTTCTTCGACCTCGACGACTTCAAGGACATCAACGACCACCACGGGCACCACGTGGGGGACGAGGCGCTGCAGCTCTTCGCGCGCGTGCTCCAGTCGAGCTTCCGGCCCGGCGACCACGTCGTGCGCTACGCCGGCGACGAATTCATCGTGGTCGGCCAGGGAATCGAGCAGCTCGACGTCGGCGCGCGGATCACGCTGGTGCGGGAGACGCTGGTGCAGCACCGGGCGGAGGGGCCGTGCATCCGGTTCGCGGTCGGTGAGGCGTACCTGCCGGTGGGTGGCGACCCCGACGCGGCGCTCCGGGCGGCCGATGCGGCGATGTACCAGCGCAAGGGCGAGCAGAAGCGGATGGCCTGA
- a CDS encoding ERAP1-like C-terminal domain-containing protein yields MIGRSAVAALFLAGTAAEGQAPSGSLDLRLAPGVSHVLATERAARISDVRYALALDVTHADSAPGTVTVRFRQAGAHDVILDFRGIAVSRLQANGAGLPVNDSTWNRAHIRIPAAATRAGENEVQVTFTSPIAAAGASIIRSHDASDGRDYLYTLLVPSDANLLFPCFDQPDLKARVTLSVTAPADWKVLANGAGRSAVPAGAGVRHTFAETPPLSTYLIAFAAGPYTTVTRPRQIFDAPGADSVTMYVRASRAKEAESDALIDMNAEALRWLGRWFGVDYAFRKYHFLLAPAFPFGGMEHPGAVFYNEASFIYRERPTTSQLLGRQATVFHEVAHQWFGDYVTMQWFDDLWLKEGFATYMAAKMQASIAPESTPWKTFYLRNKPVAYGTDATAGTTPVWQALDNLEQAKSNYGPIVYNKAPGVLRQLDYLVGDESFQKGVRAFLAEHRYGNATWRDLLGAVGTAAGRDLTAWGEQWILRPGMPIVEQELTTSRGRITRLVLTQRPAQPTLSGTGAWPMRMSVLLWYPGAAPVHIPVELTTLRTEIAAARGRKAPAFVFANAGDYGYALVLPDAASVAWLERHIGTVKDDLLRAMLWGALWDLVREARLSPSRFAAAALRALPAEHDEQIAQALTGRIATAVSRYSSDAARDSLLPVLERVLLAGASDTTLTYGQRKSQLDAYIGSATTPAALARLDGWLSRDSAAGLPLRPPTRWSIVTHLLSSRSPGASARLAEEAVRDSSSEGLRQAFVAGAAVPDAAVKRAYYARWFADSTLNEEWVTSSLRAFHDPDHAALTQAFLVPSLDTLPWIQRNRRIFFLGSWLGAAIGGQRSAASLQSVDDWLAAHPALGADLRRKVLQARDELERTVRIRGAVKPAS; encoded by the coding sequence ATGATCGGACGGTCGGCCGTCGCCGCCCTGTTCCTCGCGGGCACGGCAGCCGAGGGGCAGGCGCCGTCGGGGTCTCTCGATCTGCGACTGGCGCCGGGGGTGTCACACGTCCTCGCCACGGAGCGTGCGGCACGCATCAGTGACGTGCGCTACGCCCTGGCGCTGGACGTGACACACGCCGACAGCGCACCGGGAACGGTGACGGTGCGCTTCCGGCAGGCCGGTGCACACGACGTGATCCTGGACTTCCGCGGCATCGCAGTGTCGCGGCTGCAGGCGAACGGCGCCGGGCTCCCGGTGAACGACTCCACCTGGAACCGTGCGCACATCCGCATCCCGGCCGCGGCGACGCGCGCCGGGGAGAACGAGGTGCAGGTGACGTTCACGTCACCGATCGCGGCGGCGGGCGCGAGCATCATCCGCTCGCATGATGCCAGCGACGGCAGGGATTACCTGTACACGCTGCTGGTGCCGTCGGATGCGAACCTGCTGTTCCCGTGCTTCGACCAGCCTGACCTGAAGGCACGTGTCACGCTCAGTGTCACTGCGCCGGCCGACTGGAAGGTGCTGGCGAACGGCGCCGGGCGCAGTGCGGTCCCTGCCGGCGCCGGTGTGCGGCACACCTTCGCCGAGACGCCGCCGCTCAGTACCTACCTGATCGCATTTGCGGCCGGGCCGTACACGACGGTCACGCGCCCGCGGCAGATCTTCGATGCGCCAGGCGCCGATTCGGTCACGATGTATGTCAGGGCCTCGCGTGCGAAGGAGGCCGAGTCGGATGCGCTGATCGACATGAACGCCGAGGCGCTGCGCTGGCTTGGCCGGTGGTTCGGGGTGGACTACGCCTTCCGGAAGTACCACTTCCTGCTCGCGCCCGCGTTCCCGTTCGGCGGCATGGAGCATCCCGGCGCGGTGTTCTACAACGAGGCCAGCTTCATCTATCGCGAGCGGCCCACCACCTCCCAGCTCCTCGGCCGGCAGGCGACGGTCTTCCACGAGGTCGCGCACCAGTGGTTCGGCGACTACGTCACCATGCAGTGGTTCGACGACCTGTGGTTGAAGGAGGGCTTCGCGACCTACATGGCGGCGAAGATGCAGGCGTCCATCGCGCCGGAATCGACGCCGTGGAAGACGTTCTACCTGCGCAACAAGCCGGTCGCCTATGGCACCGACGCCACCGCCGGCACCACGCCGGTGTGGCAGGCGCTGGACAACCTGGAGCAGGCCAAGAGCAACTACGGCCCGATCGTCTACAACAAGGCGCCGGGGGTGCTGCGGCAGCTCGACTACCTCGTGGGCGACGAGAGCTTCCAGAAGGGGGTTCGCGCCTTCCTCGCCGAGCACCGCTATGGCAACGCGACCTGGCGAGACCTGCTTGGCGCGGTCGGCACCGCCGCCGGCCGCGACCTGACGGCGTGGGGTGAACAGTGGATCCTGCGGCCGGGAATGCCGATCGTGGAGCAGGAACTCACGACGTCGCGTGGGCGCATCACGCGCCTCGTGCTCACGCAGCGTCCTGCACAGCCGACGCTGTCCGGCACCGGCGCGTGGCCGATGCGCATGTCGGTGTTGCTGTGGTATCCCGGCGCGGCCCCGGTGCACATTCCAGTGGAGCTGACCACGCTCCGCACGGAGATCGCTGCGGCGCGCGGCCGGAAGGCACCAGCGTTCGTGTTCGCCAACGCAGGGGACTACGGCTATGCGCTGGTGCTGCCGGACGCCGCGAGTGTGGCCTGGCTGGAGCGGCACATCGGCACCGTGAAGGACGACCTGCTGCGTGCGATGTTGTGGGGCGCCCTGTGGGACCTGGTGCGCGAGGCACGCCTCTCCCCCTCCCGCTTTGCCGCGGCCGCACTGCGCGCGCTGCCCGCGGAGCACGATGAACAGATCGCTCAGGCCCTCACCGGCCGCATCGCCACCGCCGTGAGCCGCTACAGCAGTGACGCCGCGCGCGACTCGCTCCTCCCGGTGCTCGAGCGCGTGCTGCTGGCCGGTGCCAGCGACACGACACTCACGTACGGGCAGCGGAAGTCACAGCTCGATGCGTACATCGGGTCAGCCACCACACCCGCGGCGCTGGCACGGCTGGACGGCTGGCTCTCCCGTGACAGCGCGGCCGGCCTGCCGCTGCGCCCGCCGACACGCTGGTCGATCGTGACGCACCTGCTGTCGAGCCGGTCGCCGGGCGCATCGGCGCGCCTGGCGGAAGAGGCGGTGCGCGATTCCTCCAGTGAGGGATTGCGGCAGGCGTTCGTGGCCGGCGCGGCCGTGCCGGATGCCGCCGTGAAGCGCGCCTACTATGCGCGCTGGTTCGCCGACAGCACGCTCAACGAGGAGTGGGTGACCAGCAGCCTGCGCGCGTTTCACGATCCGGACCATGCCGCGCTCACGCAGGCGTTCCTGGTGCCGTCGCTCGACACGCTGCCGTGGATCCAGCGCAACCGCCGCATCTTCTTCCTCGGCTCGTGGCTTGGCGCCGCGATCGGCGGGCAGCGATCCGCGGCCTCACTGCAGTCCGTGGACGACTGGCTCGCGGCGCACCCTGCCCTTGGCGCCGACCTGCGTCGCAAGGTGCTGCAGGCGCGTGACGAGCTGGAACGGACGGTCCGGATCCGCGGCGCGGTGAAACCGGCGAGTTGA
- a CDS encoding zinc-dependent metalloprotease, with protein MSRSLRLLLASSLLGVAPLLAQGTPPALPAAAGLPGIAAKTAGMVKRDGLFPLYWDERTGKLFLEIPQMDQEFIYFTSLPWGVGSNDIGLDRNQLGRERLVVFQRSGPRVLLIEKNTNFRGVSSDANEARGVEESFARSAIFGFTVEAQDGMRVLVDATEFAVRDAHDAVGALRRSQQGTFTLDRSRSALYMPHTKAFPRNTEIEVTLTLAGSNPGRYVRDVTPNPEAITIRERHSLVALPEPGFRMRAADPRSAFFGISYQDYAQPLGGDFVQRFASRHRIEKKNPGAARSEPVKPIIYYVDNTAPEPIRTALVEGTRWWNQAFEAAGFINGFQVQVLPDSIDPLDVRYNVIEYAHRATRGWSYGGAVTDPRTGEMMKGHVILGSLRARQDFLIGEGLDQPYTTGTEKADRVQQMVLARIRQLAAHEVGHTLGMAHNYISSAQGNASVMDYPHPMISLRPDGTIDVTRAYETGIGEWDKVAVTWGYGQFTGDETKALDSVLVAARGRGLTFLTDQDARPVSSAHPNTHLWDNGADAVTELKRMMTVRARALQRFGEAAVRRGAPLATMEDVLVPVYLHHRYQLEAAIKVVGGVTYAYNLRGDGLAGPVSVPAAQQQVAIDAIAEVLAPANLALPRALLAQLPPRPFLIDPTRELFDRWTGMTFDPLAPGATIANVTFDLLLDPQRAARLVAQHAIDPTLPGFADVLKRIEAKIFAAGSASAYDATLQQLVQRAYVDHVLQLAETAEMPLVRAEARATLVSLLGTSLRPGVTSRSSAAAEQLAADIRGWMAGTYKPAERKMKLDVPPGSPIGTIDP; from the coding sequence ATGTCACGCTCCCTGCGCCTGCTTCTCGCCTCGTCCCTGCTCGGTGTCGCCCCGCTGCTGGCGCAGGGCACACCGCCGGCACTGCCCGCCGCCGCCGGCCTTCCCGGGATCGCCGCGAAGACCGCAGGCATGGTGAAGCGCGACGGCCTCTTCCCGCTCTACTGGGACGAGCGCACCGGCAAGCTGTTCCTCGAGATCCCGCAGATGGACCAGGAGTTCATCTACTTCACGTCGCTGCCGTGGGGCGTGGGCTCGAACGACATCGGCCTCGATCGCAACCAGCTCGGTCGCGAGCGGCTGGTGGTGTTCCAGCGCAGCGGGCCGCGGGTGCTGCTGATCGAGAAGAACACGAACTTCCGCGGCGTCTCGAGCGATGCCAACGAGGCCCGCGGCGTGGAGGAGAGCTTCGCCCGCAGCGCCATCTTCGGCTTCACTGTCGAGGCCCAGGATGGCATGCGCGTGCTGGTGGATGCCACCGAGTTCGCCGTGCGCGACGCGCACGACGCGGTCGGTGCACTCCGCCGCTCGCAGCAGGGCACCTTCACGCTCGACCGCTCGCGCAGCGCGCTCTACATGCCTCACACGAAGGCATTCCCGCGCAACACCGAGATCGAGGTCACGCTGACGCTCGCCGGCAGCAACCCCGGTCGCTACGTGCGCGACGTGACGCCGAACCCCGAGGCCATCACCATCCGCGAGCGCCACAGCCTGGTCGCGCTGCCGGAGCCGGGGTTCAGGATGCGCGCCGCCGATCCGCGTTCGGCCTTCTTCGGCATCAGCTACCAGGACTACGCGCAACCGCTCGGTGGTGACTTCGTCCAGCGCTTCGCCTCGCGGCACCGCATCGAGAAGAAGAACCCCGGCGCGGCCCGCAGCGAGCCGGTCAAGCCGATCATCTACTACGTCGACAACACCGCGCCGGAACCCATCCGCACCGCGCTGGTGGAAGGCACCCGGTGGTGGAACCAGGCCTTCGAGGCCGCGGGGTTCATCAACGGCTTCCAGGTGCAGGTGCTGCCCGACTCCATCGACCCGCTCGACGTGCGCTACAACGTGATCGAGTACGCGCACCGCGCCACCCGCGGCTGGAGCTACGGCGGCGCCGTGACCGACCCGCGCACCGGCGAGATGATGAAGGGTCACGTGATCCTCGGCTCGCTCCGCGCACGCCAGGACTTCCTCATCGGCGAGGGCCTCGACCAGCCCTACACCACCGGCACCGAGAAGGCCGATCGCGTGCAGCAGATGGTGCTGGCGCGCATCCGGCAGCTCGCCGCACACGAGGTGGGGCACACGCTGGGCATGGCGCACAACTACATCAGCAGCGCACAGGGCAACGCCAGCGTGATGGACTACCCGCACCCCATGATCTCGCTCCGGCCCGACGGCACCATCGACGTCACCAGGGCCTACGAGACGGGCATCGGCGAGTGGGACAAGGTCGCCGTGACCTGGGGCTACGGCCAGTTCACCGGTGACGAGACGAAGGCGCTCGACAGCGTGCTGGTGGCCGCCCGCGGCCGCGGGCTGACCTTCCTCACCGACCAGGACGCCCGCCCCGTCAGCAGCGCACACCCGAACACGCACCTCTGGGACAACGGCGCCGACGCCGTGACGGAGCTGAAGCGGATGATGACCGTCCGCGCGCGCGCACTGCAGCGCTTCGGCGAGGCTGCCGTCCGGCGCGGTGCCCCGCTGGCCACGATGGAGGACGTGCTGGTGCCGGTGTACCTGCACCACCGCTACCAGCTCGAGGCCGCGATCAAGGTGGTGGGGGGCGTGACGTATGCCTACAACCTCCGTGGTGACGGGCTGGCTGGCCCGGTGTCCGTGCCGGCCGCACAGCAGCAGGTCGCCATCGACGCCATCGCCGAGGTCCTCGCGCCAGCCAACCTGGCGCTCCCGCGCGCGCTGCTCGCACAGCTCCCGCCGCGCCCGTTCCTGATCGACCCCACCCGCGAGCTCTTCGACCGCTGGACCGGCATGACGTTCGACCCGCTCGCGCCGGGCGCGACGATCGCGAACGTGACCTTCGACCTCCTGCTCGACCCGCAGCGCGCCGCGCGACTGGTGGCACAGCACGCCATCGACCCCACGCTGCCCGGCTTCGCCGACGTCCTGAAGCGCATCGAGGCGAAGATCTTCGCGGCCGGCAGCGCATCGGCCTATGACGCGACCCTGCAGCAGCTCGTGCAGCGCGCCTACGTCGACCACGTCCTGCAGCTCGCCGAGACGGCCGAGATGCCGCTGGTGCGCGCCGAGGCGCGTGCGACGCTGGTGTCCCTGCTGGGCACGTCGCTGCGTCCCGGCGTCACCAGCCGCAGCAGCGCCGCCGCCGAGCAGCTCGCCGCCGACATCCGCGGCTGGATGGCCGGCACCTACAAGCCGGCCGAGCGGAAGATGAAGCTCGACGTGCCGCCCGGCTCGCCGATCGGCACCATCGATCCGTAG
- a CDS encoding winged helix DNA-binding domain-containing protein, which translates to MPDPRIRAWWSHWQGLDGSLRTATPGEILTRTGWCRTVGGVSPYLACFARARLDRAAVDAALAAQEIHELPSVRGCTYALPAADYALGLALGEAAGDGDMAAARKLGVTDQEIDALCATILVALGSDTLTPDALRDATGGASRSLGEAGKKKGVSTTLPLALGRLQATGDVRRVPLTGRLDTQRYAYARWSPNPRAGFTVSAEDQRRQLAAAYFRWIGPASLKEFQWFSGFGVAGSAKAVAPLELTPVTPGSDLLLPAADMAAFEAFVMPTSPQYALVGTLDTIVAARRNIAGLLEESDLSRLIIADKAERPLGLLADLPSHAVLDRGHLIGLWEYDTASSSIVCALFGRKPDKALKAEIEATEAFIRADLGDARAFSLDSPASRTTRIERLRALE; encoded by the coding sequence ATGCCCGATCCCAGAATCCGCGCATGGTGGTCTCACTGGCAGGGCCTCGACGGCTCGCTGCGGACTGCCACCCCCGGTGAGATCCTCACCCGCACCGGCTGGTGCCGCACGGTCGGCGGCGTGAGCCCGTACCTCGCCTGCTTCGCGCGCGCGCGACTCGATCGTGCAGCCGTCGATGCGGCGCTCGCGGCGCAGGAGATCCACGAACTCCCCTCCGTCCGCGGCTGCACCTACGCGCTCCCCGCCGCCGACTACGCGCTCGGCCTCGCCCTCGGTGAGGCCGCCGGAGACGGTGATATGGCCGCCGCGCGAAAGCTGGGCGTCACGGACCAGGAGATCGATGCGCTCTGCGCCACGATCCTCGTCGCACTCGGCAGCGACACCCTCACCCCGGACGCGCTTCGCGATGCCACGGGCGGCGCATCACGGTCGCTGGGCGAGGCCGGGAAGAAGAAGGGAGTGTCCACCACCCTGCCACTCGCGCTGGGACGGCTGCAGGCCACCGGTGACGTCAGGCGCGTGCCGCTCACCGGCCGTCTCGACACGCAACGCTACGCCTACGCGCGCTGGTCGCCGAATCCGCGCGCCGGGTTCACCGTCAGTGCCGAGGACCAGCGACGCCAGCTCGCCGCCGCGTACTTCCGCTGGATCGGGCCGGCATCGCTGAAGGAGTTCCAGTGGTTCTCGGGCTTCGGTGTCGCCGGCAGCGCGAAGGCGGTCGCACCACTCGAACTCACGCCGGTGACACCGGGCAGCGACCTGCTTCTCCCGGCGGCCGACATGGCGGCATTCGAGGCGTTCGTCATGCCGACGTCGCCCCAGTATGCGCTCGTCGGCACCCTCGACACGATCGTCGCCGCGCGCCGGAACATCGCCGGGCTGCTGGAGGAGAGCGACCTGTCGCGCCTCATCATCGCCGACAAGGCGGAACGCCCGCTTGGGCTGCTCGCGGACCTGCCCAGCCACGCGGTGCTGGATCGCGGTCACCTCATCGGGTTGTGGGAGTACGACACCGCGTCGTCATCGATCGTCTGCGCACTCTTCGGTCGGAAACCCGACAAGGCACTGAAGGCGGAGATCGAGGCCACCGAGGCCTTCATCCGTGCCGACCTGGGTGACGCCCGGGCCTTCTCACTCGATTCACCCGCGTCGCGAACCACGCGCATCGAGCGGTTGCGGGCGCTGGAATAG
- a CDS encoding DeoR/GlpR transcriptional regulator, with product MAHPKTPTSPGSDDSPRFAQERQARIAATLREQGRVEVSALAAEYGLSEDTIRRDLRLLASRGLVQKTHGGAVALYTSALPMAQRVDVRASSKRAIARAAAERVHAHQTLFIDGGSTTLALAQILASPDAPRPLTIITAAFDVAALFANDPTVQLVLAGGTWSHETREFYGDQAQSTIRAHRADFAFLGACALHQRAGLTTSIAGDAHVKRAMIESAAACAVLADATKHDMVAPYAVADLREIDLVISDAGPTWLSGIVREVVRAS from the coding sequence ATGGCGCATCCCAAGACACCGACTTCGCCCGGGAGTGATGACAGCCCGCGCTTCGCGCAGGAGCGGCAGGCGCGCATCGCGGCCACGCTCCGCGAGCAGGGCCGGGTGGAGGTGTCGGCGCTGGCGGCTGAGTACGGCCTCTCCGAGGACACCATCCGGCGCGACCTCCGGCTGCTCGCGTCCCGCGGCCTCGTGCAGAAGACGCATGGCGGCGCGGTGGCGCTATATACGTCGGCGTTGCCGATGGCGCAGCGTGTGGATGTCCGTGCGAGCTCGAAGCGGGCGATCGCCCGGGCCGCTGCCGAGCGGGTGCATGCGCACCAGACCCTCTTCATCGATGGCGGGAGCACGACGCTGGCTCTGGCGCAGATCCTCGCCTCGCCGGACGCGCCACGTCCGCTGACGATCATCACGGCCGCGTTCGACGTGGCGGCGCTCTTCGCGAACGACCCGACCGTGCAGCTGGTGCTGGCGGGCGGCACCTGGTCGCACGAGACGCGCGAGTTCTATGGTGACCAGGCCCAGTCCACGATCCGTGCACACCGCGCCGACTTCGCGTTCCTCGGCGCCTGCGCCCTCCACCAGCGCGCGGGCCTGACGACCTCCATCGCCGGTGACGCACACGTGAAGCGCGCGATGATCGAGTCCGCCGCTGCCTGCGCCGTGCTCGCCGACGCCACCAAGCACGACATGGTGGCCCCCTACGCCGTCGCCGACCTCCGCGAGATCGACCTCGTCATCAGCGATGCCGGTCCGACCTGGCTCTCCGGCATCGTGCGCGAGGTCGTCCGGGCGTCCTGA
- a CDS encoding dihydrodipicolinate synthase family protein translates to MDERAQRALTRYYMAAGAGGIAVGVHTTQFAIRRVGLYHPVLQLAKETAAAMLQASPRPFVTIAGVIGETAQAVSEAAIAQNLGYDAALLSLGGLDSLDERALIAHCRAVADVLPIVGFYLQPAVGGRVLSYRFWRELAEVPQLIAVKIAPFDRYRTIDVVRAIAGAGRDDVALYTGNDDAIVADLTTPFPVRRHGRTDTARIVGGLLGQWAVWTRRAVELLARIKALGDSPLAPSLLTEGAELTDANGAIFDSLHRYAGCIPGIHEVLRRQGLLRGTWTLDPREQLSPRQTDELDRVMTSYPWLTDDAFVAEHRDAWLTP, encoded by the coding sequence ATGGACGAACGGGCGCAGCGGGCGCTGACGCGGTACTACATGGCGGCCGGCGCCGGCGGCATCGCCGTGGGTGTGCACACCACCCAGTTCGCGATCCGGCGCGTGGGGCTCTACCACCCCGTCCTGCAGCTCGCGAAGGAGACGGCGGCGGCCATGCTGCAGGCCAGCCCACGCCCCTTCGTCACCATCGCGGGCGTGATCGGCGAGACGGCGCAGGCCGTGAGTGAGGCCGCGATCGCCCAGAACCTCGGCTACGACGCCGCGTTGCTGTCACTCGGCGGGCTGGACTCGCTCGACGAGCGGGCGCTGATCGCGCACTGCCGGGCCGTGGCCGACGTGCTGCCGATCGTGGGCTTCTACCTGCAGCCGGCGGTGGGCGGACGCGTGCTGTCGTACCGCTTCTGGCGCGAGCTGGCCGAGGTGCCGCAGTTGATCGCGGTGAAGATCGCGCCCTTCGACCGGTACCGGACCATCGATGTCGTGCGGGCGATCGCCGGCGCGGGGCGCGACGACGTGGCGCTCTACACCGGCAACGACGACGCCATCGTGGCCGACCTGACGACCCCGTTCCCCGTGCGTCGCCACGGCCGGACCGATACGGCGCGCATCGTGGGCGGGCTCCTGGGACAGTGGGCGGTCTGGACCCGCCGCGCGGTGGAGCTGCTGGCCCGGATCAAGGCGCTGGGCGATTCGCCGCTGGCACCGAGCCTCCTGACAGAGGGTGCCGAGCTGACGGATGCCAACGGGGCGATCTTCGACTCGCTGCACCGGTACGCCGGGTGCATTCCCGGGATCCACGAGGTCTTGCGGCGTCAGGGCCTGTTGCGGGGCACGTGGACGCTGGACCCGCGAGAACAGCTCAGTCCGCGACAGACTGACGAGCTGGACCGCGTGATGACATCGTACCCGTGGCTGACGGACGATGCATTCGTTGCGGAGCATCGTGACGCGTGGCTGACGCCTTGA
- a CDS encoding energy transducer TonB, with the protein MIAIRRTLCTAAIALTALAPSVMHAQEASRTYTLAEVETKPSLASVSNFQRIVSEGYPEDLRRRRQGGIAEVSFVVDATGRVEPSSVEVVDATQPAFGEAAKRALLQAGFRPGRVSGNAVRVKVSLPIVYRVQ; encoded by the coding sequence ATGATCGCCATCCGCCGCACCCTCTGCACTGCCGCCATCGCGCTGACGGCGCTCGCTCCGTCTGTGATGCACGCGCAGGAGGCCAGCCGCACCTACACACTGGCCGAAGTGGAGACCAAGCCGTCGCTGGCATCGGTGTCGAACTTCCAGCGCATCGTGTCGGAGGGCTATCCCGAGGACCTGCGCCGCCGGCGGCAGGGTGGAATCGCGGAAGTGTCGTTCGTGGTGGACGCGACCGGTCGTGTCGAGCCGTCGAGCGTGGAAGTGGTGGATGCGACGCAGCCTGCGTTCGGCGAGGCGGCCAAGCGTGCACTGCTGCAGGCCGGGTTCCGTCCCGGCCGGGTCAGCGGCAACGCCGTGCGTGTGAAGGTGTCGCTGCCGATCGTGTACCGCGTGCAGTAA
- a CDS encoding MFS transporter, whose amino-acid sequence MPADPSRSGTTPTPRAALSRARWATRAQFLNLGVAAGSWGVHVPSVKAHYRLDESTLALVLLATSVGSLLTLTIAGRIVGRLGARTTSLLAGWGFCAALALSLLVPGLWVLLPVMLCFGASESIFDVSINAEGTTLETLSGRSVMSGFHGMFSLGAMAGAASSALMIRASVPAAWQLGLMGGAIAVSILVASRGMLESHPVSDGPQSHFTWPHGTLLLIGALICFGMLAEGVMYNWSVLYVNQELHAPQERAALAYVAFAGATALMRFAGDAVRDRVSERTMLLSGPTIAAVAMLVVLLVARPWVAMVGFAVVGMGLATVVPILYNAATRVPGVSRAAAIASVSSIGYVGFMIGPPIIGGIAHATTLTIAMGTLTVACAVLVAGARRVPESKPEPVATRTHGTLAPHHAGN is encoded by the coding sequence ATGCCCGCCGACCCGTCTCGCAGCGGAACGACACCCACCCCACGCGCCGCGCTCTCGCGCGCCCGCTGGGCCACCCGCGCGCAGTTCCTGAACCTCGGCGTCGCCGCCGGGTCGTGGGGGGTGCATGTGCCGTCGGTGAAGGCACACTACCGGCTGGATGAGAGCACGCTCGCCCTGGTGCTCCTCGCGACCAGCGTCGGGTCGCTGCTCACGCTGACGATCGCGGGCCGGATCGTCGGCCGGCTCGGCGCGCGCACCACCTCGCTGCTCGCCGGCTGGGGTTTCTGTGCCGCGCTCGCCCTCTCGCTGCTGGTGCCGGGCCTCTGGGTCCTGCTCCCGGTGATGCTCTGCTTCGGCGCCAGCGAGAGCATCTTCGACGTGTCGATCAACGCCGAGGGCACGACGCTCGAGACGCTCAGCGGCCGGTCGGTGATGAGCGGGTTCCACGGCATGTTCAGCCTCGGTGCGATGGCTGGCGCCGCGTCGTCTGCGCTCATGATCCGGGCGTCGGTGCCGGCGGCCTGGCAGCTCGGGCTGATGGGCGGCGCCATTGCCGTGAGCATCCTGGTGGCCTCGCGTGGCATGCTCGAGTCACATCCCGTGTCCGACGGACCGCAGTCGCACTTCACCTGGCCGCACGGGACGCTGCTGCTGATCGGCGCGCTGATCTGCTTCGGCATGCTGGCCGAGGGGGTCATGTACAACTGGAGCGTGCTGTACGTGAACCAGGAGCTGCACGCACCGCAGGAGCGGGCGGCGCTGGCGTACGTCGCGTTCGCGGGGGCCACCGCACTGATGCGCTTTGCCGGCGACGCCGTGCGCGACCGGGTGTCGGAGCGCACCATGCTGCTGTCCGGCCCGACCATCGCGGCGGTGGCCATGCTCGTGGTGCTGCTGGTGGCGCGCCCGTGGGTGGCGATGGTGGGGTTCGCGGTGGTGGGGATGGGGCTCGCGACGGTGGTGCCGATCCTCTACAACGCCGCCACGCGGGTGCCGGGGGTGAGTCGCGCGGCGGCGATCGCGTCGGTGTCGTCGATCGGGTACGTGGGCTTCATGATCGGGCCACCGATCATCGGCGGGATTGCGCACGCCACCACGCTCACGATCGCCATGGGCACGCTGACGGTGGCGTGTGCGGTGCTGGTGGCCGGTGCCCGCCGCGTGCCCGAGTCGAAGCCGGAGCCGGTGGCCACCCGCACGCACGGCACACTCGCACCGCACCACGCCGGCAACTGA